In a single window of the Mesoplodon densirostris isolate mMesDen1 chromosome 18, mMesDen1 primary haplotype, whole genome shotgun sequence genome:
- the FBF1 gene encoding fas-binding factor 1 isoform X1 has product MAPKTKKGLKGSIDDVLGDLLGDETTPPEKPVKLASRARDATGAAQALPPSRARTKSLLEDDAFSTRAGLAGADAEVSDISEADPQPLLQAMKDLDEMDADLLGLKKSNLASSKRSAKDSGKEEQPSPLKPAGVLTASEKRDALPTKKLSPSPTSLGHQYRKYRKFSFEDLEDPLAGLLSDDEEGIAKKLPGTESKTASVKSPAPARDQAPSIALTPESTPVRKKQELLFDDGDDIMATLGFGDSPKPERRHTGDQEGPLPARFKLDELLGRGTAAKLLARPGTREHREFKLDKKYQRPQDKEDTGGDEDFTFGAYQPTVGSSEGRQSRRQSVSRFFEGGTDPKGEPGSRQSTPAASSPTQPRRGGADWLGLKDEGLDLLPSSPTGEARRGPPPASQHSAPSHHSAPAGLPSLGAKPPTEGTGSPAKGSQPSQPGASEKKEEDWLSHALSRKKSQGLAREEHDAACKGQHSVGALPSDSQPAAGTQGLEPAAAGGTPGTAAQRPPAQPAASGSPVTWNPAALALHAGDPKRGAAPGDCSGTEPAVGFPSSQEPPGLSVPVQSLLPESLAWSLLPGSEYQQQLLAAQAQLQRGTAELQADLLQSQARLAELEAQVRKLELERTQHQQLLSSLQQRHQADLELIDSAHRSRVKVLETSYQQREERLRRENEELCAQYLSRCQEAEQARAELTAQHQRRLAATVQEKDQEMERLRELQRASILEMRKDHEEQLQRLKLLKDREIDAITSATSHTRSLNGIIEQMERFSSSLHELSSRVEASHLSTAQERELGIRQRDEQLRALQERLSWQQRDMEEERSRLQEVIGKMEARLSEQSRLLEQERWRVNAEQSKAESAQRALEEQRKVMAQQMAVEREEMERARSALLEEQKSVMHKCGEERRRLAAEWAEFCAQQKLGKERAERAVERALQVDTQREGTLVSLAKEQAELKVRASELRAKEDQLAAEREALEQERRELRLEKERVSTAAQRVRLRAEEVESMSQVASQKYEEGERALCEARQVQAEQQARLQLVQRQQERLRQQEQHVHQEHLSLAEQRLQLDRIRQDLPSGPVGLLSRAQGPAASGLSAIVAPVPPAPQCSQLPASLGPSHLYAKLVLLKHTAEQDRDFLENEQFFLETLKKASYNMTSHSA; this is encoded by the exons ATG GCACCAAAAACCAAGAAGGGATTGAAAG gtTCCATCGATGATGTCCTTGGTGACCTCCTGGGAGATGAGA cGACACCGCCTGAGAAGCCTGTTAAACTAGCTTCACGTGCCAGAGACGCCACAGGTGCAGCTCAGGCGCTCCCTCCCTCAAGGGCTAGAACAAA GTCCCTCTTGGAAGATGATGCCTTCAGCACCAGGGCAGGCCTGGCAGGAGCTGATGCTGAG GTTTCAGACATCTCCGAGGCAGACCCGCAGCCTCTGCTCCAGGCCATGAAG GATCTGGATGAAATGGATGCTGATCTCTTGGGTCTGAAGAAGTCTAATCTAGCCTCAAGCAAAAGGTCTGCAAAGGATTCTGGGAAAGAAGAGCAGCCTAGTCCTCTTAAACCTGCTGGTGTGTTAACAGCCAGTGAGAAAC GAGATGCCCTTCCCACCAAGAAGCTATCTCCCTCTCCCACCAGCCTTGGGCATCAGTACAGGAAGTACAGGAAGTTCTCCTTCGAAG ACTTGGAAGACCCGTTGGCAGGACTTCTCTCTGACGATGAGGAAGGAATCGCCAAGAAGCTGCCGGGGACGGAGAGTAAAACAGCTTCCGTAAAGAGCCCAGCCCCGGCCAGAGATCAAG CGCCCTCTATCGCTCTAACTCCTGAGAGCACTCCGGTCCGCAAGAAACAGGAGTTGCTCTTTGACGATGGGGACGACATCATGGCCACCCTGGGGTTTGGAGACAGCCCCAAACCAGAGAGGAGGCACACGGGAGACCA GGAAGGGCCCCTCCCTGCCCGCTTCAAGCTGGATGAGCTGCTGGGTCGGGGCACTGCCGCCAAACTCCTGGCCCGTCCGGGCACCAGGGAGCACAGGGAATTCAAGCTGGACAAGAAGTATCAGCGGCCACAGG ACAAAGAAGACACCGGTGGGGACGAGGACTTCACCTTTGGGGCCTATCAGCCCACCGTGGGCTCCTCCGAGGGCCGGCAGTCCCGCCGGCAGTCCGTCAG TAGGTTCTTTGAAGGCGGCACAGACCCCAAGGGAGAACCAGGCTCCAGACAGAGCACCCCAGCAGCATCCAGCCCTACCCAGCCCAGGAGGGGAGGCGCTGACTGGCTGGGCCTCAAGGACGAAGGCTTGGACCTGCTCCCTTCCTCCCCGACCGGGGAGGCTCGGAGGGGACCCCCTCCCGCCAGCCAGCATTCTGCTCCCAGCCACCACTCCGCCCCGGCTGGGCTGCCCTCCTTGGGGGCAAAGCCACCAACCGAGGGTACCGGTTCTCCTGCCAAAGGCAGCCAGCCTTCCCAGCCAGGAGCGTctgagaagaaggaggaggactgGCTGAGCCATGCCCTGTCTCGGAAGAAGTCCCAAGGTCTGGCCAGAGAGGAGCACGACGCAGCCTGTAAGGGCCAGCACTCGGTAGGGGCGCTGCCTTCCGACAG CCAGCCTGCTGCCGGCACCCAAGGGCTCGAGCCAGCAGCCGCCGGGGGGACCCCAGGCACGGCAGCACAGAGGCCGCCTGCCCAGCCTGCCGCCTCAGG gtccccCGTGACTTGGAACCCCGCTGCCTTGGCCCTCCATGCAGGTGACCCAAAGAGGGGAGCAGCCCCTGGAGATTGCTCCGGCACTG AGCCTGCAGTTGGTTTCCCAAGCTCCCAGGAACCCCCAGGGCTCTCTGTGCCTGTCCAG tCCCTGCTCCCAGAGTCCCTGGCCTGGAGCCTGCTGCCCGGCTCCGAATACCAGCAGCAGCTCCTGGCGGCACAGGCTCAGCTTCAGAGGGGCACTGCCGAGCTCCAGGCCGACCTCCTGCAGAGTCAGGCCCGGCTGGCGGAGCTCGAGGCCCAG GTGCGGAAACTCGAGCTGGAGCGGACACAGCACCAGCAGCTGCTGTCAAGTTTGCAGCAGAGGCACCAGGCAGACCTGGAGCTCATCGACAGCGCCCACAG GAGCCGTGTCAAGGTGCTAGAAACATCATACCAGCAACGGGAAGAGCGGCTGCGGAGAGAGAACGAGGAGCTGTGTGCCCAGTACCTGTCACGCTGCCAGGAGGCTGAGCAGGCCCGCGCCGAGCTCACAGCCCAGCACCAGCGGCGCTTGGCAGCCACCGTGCAGGAGAAGGACCAGGAGATGGAGCGGCTCCGGGAGCTGCAGCG GGCCTCCATCCTGGAGATGCGCAAGGACCACGAGGAGCAGCTGCAGCGGCTGAAGCTGCTGAAGGACCGGGAGATCGACGCCATCACCAGCGCCACCTCCCATACGCG GTCCCTGAATGGCATCATCGAGCAGATGGAGAGGTTCTCCAGCAGCCTGCACGAGCTGTCCTCCCGCGTGGAGGCCTCGCACCTCAGCACTGCCCAGGAGCGGGAGCTGGGGATCCGGCAGCGAGACGAGCAGCTCCGAG CGCTACAGGAGAGGCTGAGCTGGCAGCAGCGGGACATGGAGGAGGAGCGGAGCCGGCTCCAGGAGGTCATCGGGAAGATGGAGGCGCGCCTGAGCGAGCAGAGCCGGCTGCTGGAGCAG GAACGCTGGCGGGTGAACGCCGAGCAGTCCAAGGCCGAGTCTGCGCAGCGCGCTCTGGAGGAGCAGAGGAAGGTCATGGCCCAGCAGATGGCCGTGGAGCGGGAGGAGATGGAGAGGGCCAGG AGCGCCCTGCTAGAGGAGCAGAAGTCCGTCATGCACAAGTGTGGGGAGGAGCGGCGCCGCCTGGCGGCCGAGTGGGCCGAGTTCTGCGCACAGCAGAAGCTGGGGAAGGAGCGGGCAGAGCGTGCGGTGGAGCGGGCGCTGCAGGTGGACACCCAGCGGGAGGGCACCCTCGTCAGTCTGGCCAAG GAACAGGCAGAGCTGAAGGTCAGGGCAAGCGAGCTCCGGGCCAAAGAGGACCAGCTGGCGGCCGAGAGGGAGGCTCTGGAACAGGAGCGCCGGGAGCTGCGGCTGGAGAAGGAGAGGGTCAGCACCGCCGCCCAACGCGTCCGGCTGCGCGCTGAGGAGGTGGAGAGCATGAGCCAG GTGGCCTCGCAGAAGTATGAGGAGGGGGAGCGGGCCCTGTGTGAGGCCCGGCAGGTGCAGGCGGAGCAGCAGGCCCGGCTGCAGCTGGTGCAGCGGCAGCAGGAGCGGCTGCGGCAGCAGGAGCAGCACGTGCACCAG GAGCATCTGAGTCTGGCCGAGCAACGGCTGCAGCTGGATCGTATCCGACAGGACCTGCCCTCCGGGCCCGTGGGGCTGCTctccagggcccagggcccagcagcCTCTGGCCTGAGTG CCATCGTGGCTCCTGTCCCCCCGGCTCCTCAGTGCAGCCAGCTGCCAGCCAGCCTGGGCCCCTCGCACCTCTACGCCAAGCTGGTGCTGCTGAAACACACAGCTGAGCAG GACCGTGACTTCCTGGAGAACGAACAGTTCTTCCTGGAGACCCTGAAGAAAGCCTCCTACAACATGACGTCGCATTCAGCCTGA
- the FBF1 gene encoding fas-binding factor 1 isoform X6 yields the protein MAPKTKKGLKGSIDDVLGDLLGDETTPPEKPVKLASRARDATGAAQALPPSRARTKSLLEDDAFSTRAGLAGADAEVSDISEADPQPLLQAMKDLDEMDADLLGLKKSNLASSKRSAKDSGKEEQPSPLKPAGVLTASEKRDALPTKKLSPSPTSLGHQYRKYRKFSFEDLEDPLAGLLSDDEEGIAKKLPGTESKTASVKSPAPARDQAPSIALTPESTPVRKKQELLFDDGDDIMATLGFGDSPKPERRHTGDQEGPLPARFKLDELLGRGTAAKLLARPGTREHREFKLDKKYQRPQDKEDTGGDEDFTFGAYQPTVGSSEGRQSRRQSVSRFFEGGTDPKGEPGSRQSTPAASSPTQPRRGGADWLGLKDEGLDLLPSSPTGEARRGPPPASQHSAPSHHSAPAGLPSLGAKPPTEGTGSPAKGSQPSQPGASEKKEEDWLSHALSRKKSQGLAREEHDAACKGQHSVGALPSDSQPAAGTQGLEPAAAGGTPGTAAQRPPAQPAASGSPVTWNPAALALHAGDPKRGAAPGDCSGTEPAVGFPSSQEPPGLSVPVQSLLPESLAWSLLPGSEYQQQLLAAQAQLQRGTAELQADLLQSQARLAELEAQVRKLELERTQHQQLLSSLQQRHQADLELIDSAHRSRVKVLETSYQQREERLRRENEELCAQYLSRCQEAEQARAELTAQHQRRLAATVQEKDQEMERLRELQRASILEMRKDHEEQLQRLKLLKDREIDAITSATSHTRSLNGIIEQMERFSSSLHELSSRVEASHLSTAQERELGIRQRDEQLRALQERLSWQQRDMEEERSRLQEVIGKMEARLSEQSRLLEQVGHVLLPQGLSPPHAQGMAAVLGPRLLGLGTLLWNVSPALSCLCRGSHLPTSRSAPGLPHPAPTCSSGMPGTFGEVLLPSEL from the exons ATG GCACCAAAAACCAAGAAGGGATTGAAAG gtTCCATCGATGATGTCCTTGGTGACCTCCTGGGAGATGAGA cGACACCGCCTGAGAAGCCTGTTAAACTAGCTTCACGTGCCAGAGACGCCACAGGTGCAGCTCAGGCGCTCCCTCCCTCAAGGGCTAGAACAAA GTCCCTCTTGGAAGATGATGCCTTCAGCACCAGGGCAGGCCTGGCAGGAGCTGATGCTGAG GTTTCAGACATCTCCGAGGCAGACCCGCAGCCTCTGCTCCAGGCCATGAAG GATCTGGATGAAATGGATGCTGATCTCTTGGGTCTGAAGAAGTCTAATCTAGCCTCAAGCAAAAGGTCTGCAAAGGATTCTGGGAAAGAAGAGCAGCCTAGTCCTCTTAAACCTGCTGGTGTGTTAACAGCCAGTGAGAAAC GAGATGCCCTTCCCACCAAGAAGCTATCTCCCTCTCCCACCAGCCTTGGGCATCAGTACAGGAAGTACAGGAAGTTCTCCTTCGAAG ACTTGGAAGACCCGTTGGCAGGACTTCTCTCTGACGATGAGGAAGGAATCGCCAAGAAGCTGCCGGGGACGGAGAGTAAAACAGCTTCCGTAAAGAGCCCAGCCCCGGCCAGAGATCAAG CGCCCTCTATCGCTCTAACTCCTGAGAGCACTCCGGTCCGCAAGAAACAGGAGTTGCTCTTTGACGATGGGGACGACATCATGGCCACCCTGGGGTTTGGAGACAGCCCCAAACCAGAGAGGAGGCACACGGGAGACCA GGAAGGGCCCCTCCCTGCCCGCTTCAAGCTGGATGAGCTGCTGGGTCGGGGCACTGCCGCCAAACTCCTGGCCCGTCCGGGCACCAGGGAGCACAGGGAATTCAAGCTGGACAAGAAGTATCAGCGGCCACAGG ACAAAGAAGACACCGGTGGGGACGAGGACTTCACCTTTGGGGCCTATCAGCCCACCGTGGGCTCCTCCGAGGGCCGGCAGTCCCGCCGGCAGTCCGTCAG TAGGTTCTTTGAAGGCGGCACAGACCCCAAGGGAGAACCAGGCTCCAGACAGAGCACCCCAGCAGCATCCAGCCCTACCCAGCCCAGGAGGGGAGGCGCTGACTGGCTGGGCCTCAAGGACGAAGGCTTGGACCTGCTCCCTTCCTCCCCGACCGGGGAGGCTCGGAGGGGACCCCCTCCCGCCAGCCAGCATTCTGCTCCCAGCCACCACTCCGCCCCGGCTGGGCTGCCCTCCTTGGGGGCAAAGCCACCAACCGAGGGTACCGGTTCTCCTGCCAAAGGCAGCCAGCCTTCCCAGCCAGGAGCGTctgagaagaaggaggaggactgGCTGAGCCATGCCCTGTCTCGGAAGAAGTCCCAAGGTCTGGCCAGAGAGGAGCACGACGCAGCCTGTAAGGGCCAGCACTCGGTAGGGGCGCTGCCTTCCGACAG CCAGCCTGCTGCCGGCACCCAAGGGCTCGAGCCAGCAGCCGCCGGGGGGACCCCAGGCACGGCAGCACAGAGGCCGCCTGCCCAGCCTGCCGCCTCAGG gtccccCGTGACTTGGAACCCCGCTGCCTTGGCCCTCCATGCAGGTGACCCAAAGAGGGGAGCAGCCCCTGGAGATTGCTCCGGCACTG AGCCTGCAGTTGGTTTCCCAAGCTCCCAGGAACCCCCAGGGCTCTCTGTGCCTGTCCAG tCCCTGCTCCCAGAGTCCCTGGCCTGGAGCCTGCTGCCCGGCTCCGAATACCAGCAGCAGCTCCTGGCGGCACAGGCTCAGCTTCAGAGGGGCACTGCCGAGCTCCAGGCCGACCTCCTGCAGAGTCAGGCCCGGCTGGCGGAGCTCGAGGCCCAG GTGCGGAAACTCGAGCTGGAGCGGACACAGCACCAGCAGCTGCTGTCAAGTTTGCAGCAGAGGCACCAGGCAGACCTGGAGCTCATCGACAGCGCCCACAG GAGCCGTGTCAAGGTGCTAGAAACATCATACCAGCAACGGGAAGAGCGGCTGCGGAGAGAGAACGAGGAGCTGTGTGCCCAGTACCTGTCACGCTGCCAGGAGGCTGAGCAGGCCCGCGCCGAGCTCACAGCCCAGCACCAGCGGCGCTTGGCAGCCACCGTGCAGGAGAAGGACCAGGAGATGGAGCGGCTCCGGGAGCTGCAGCG GGCCTCCATCCTGGAGATGCGCAAGGACCACGAGGAGCAGCTGCAGCGGCTGAAGCTGCTGAAGGACCGGGAGATCGACGCCATCACCAGCGCCACCTCCCATACGCG GTCCCTGAATGGCATCATCGAGCAGATGGAGAGGTTCTCCAGCAGCCTGCACGAGCTGTCCTCCCGCGTGGAGGCCTCGCACCTCAGCACTGCCCAGGAGCGGGAGCTGGGGATCCGGCAGCGAGACGAGCAGCTCCGAG CGCTACAGGAGAGGCTGAGCTGGCAGCAGCGGGACATGGAGGAGGAGCGGAGCCGGCTCCAGGAGGTCATCGGGAAGATGGAGGCGCGCCTGAGCGAGCAGAGCCGGCTGCTGGAGCAGGTGGGGCACGTCCTCCTGCCGCAGGGCCTGTCTCCCCCGCACGCCCAGGGGATGGCAGCTGTACTCGGACCTCGCCTCCTGGGCCTCGGGACTCTCCTCTGGAATGTCTCTCCTGCCCTTTCCTGCCTCTGCAGgggctcccacctccccacctccagaaGCGCCCCGGGCCTACCCCATCCGGCTCCTACCTGCTCATCAGGGATGCCTGGGACTTTCGGAGAAGTGCTCTTGCCTTCTGAGCTGTAA
- the FBF1 gene encoding fas-binding factor 1 isoform X2: MAPKTKKGLKGSIDDVLGDLLGDETTPPEKPVKLASRARDATGAAQALPPSRARTKSLLEDDAFSTRAGLAGADAEVSDISEADPQPLLQAMKDLDEMDADLLGLKKSNLASSKRSAKDSGKEEQPSPLKPAGVLTASEKRDALPTKKLSPSPTSLGHQYRKYRKFSFEDLEDPLAGLLSDDEEGIAKKLPGTESKTASVKSPAPARDQAPSIALTPESTPVRKKQELLFDDGDDIMATLGFGDSPKPERRHTGDQEGPLPARFKLDELLGRGTAAKLLARPGTREHREFKLDKKYQRPQDKEDTGGDEDFTFGAYQPTVGSSEGRQSRRQSVRFFEGGTDPKGEPGSRQSTPAASSPTQPRRGGADWLGLKDEGLDLLPSSPTGEARRGPPPASQHSAPSHHSAPAGLPSLGAKPPTEGTGSPAKGSQPSQPGASEKKEEDWLSHALSRKKSQGLAREEHDAACKGQHSVGALPSDSQPAAGTQGLEPAAAGGTPGTAAQRPPAQPAASGSPVTWNPAALALHAGDPKRGAAPGDCSGTEPAVGFPSSQEPPGLSVPVQSLLPESLAWSLLPGSEYQQQLLAAQAQLQRGTAELQADLLQSQARLAELEAQVRKLELERTQHQQLLSSLQQRHQADLELIDSAHRSRVKVLETSYQQREERLRRENEELCAQYLSRCQEAEQARAELTAQHQRRLAATVQEKDQEMERLRELQRASILEMRKDHEEQLQRLKLLKDREIDAITSATSHTRSLNGIIEQMERFSSSLHELSSRVEASHLSTAQERELGIRQRDEQLRALQERLSWQQRDMEEERSRLQEVIGKMEARLSEQSRLLEQERWRVNAEQSKAESAQRALEEQRKVMAQQMAVEREEMERARSALLEEQKSVMHKCGEERRRLAAEWAEFCAQQKLGKERAERAVERALQVDTQREGTLVSLAKEQAELKVRASELRAKEDQLAAEREALEQERRELRLEKERVSTAAQRVRLRAEEVESMSQVASQKYEEGERALCEARQVQAEQQARLQLVQRQQERLRQQEQHVHQEHLSLAEQRLQLDRIRQDLPSGPVGLLSRAQGPAASGLSAIVAPVPPAPQCSQLPASLGPSHLYAKLVLLKHTAEQDRDFLENEQFFLETLKKASYNMTSHSA; the protein is encoded by the exons ATG GCACCAAAAACCAAGAAGGGATTGAAAG gtTCCATCGATGATGTCCTTGGTGACCTCCTGGGAGATGAGA cGACACCGCCTGAGAAGCCTGTTAAACTAGCTTCACGTGCCAGAGACGCCACAGGTGCAGCTCAGGCGCTCCCTCCCTCAAGGGCTAGAACAAA GTCCCTCTTGGAAGATGATGCCTTCAGCACCAGGGCAGGCCTGGCAGGAGCTGATGCTGAG GTTTCAGACATCTCCGAGGCAGACCCGCAGCCTCTGCTCCAGGCCATGAAG GATCTGGATGAAATGGATGCTGATCTCTTGGGTCTGAAGAAGTCTAATCTAGCCTCAAGCAAAAGGTCTGCAAAGGATTCTGGGAAAGAAGAGCAGCCTAGTCCTCTTAAACCTGCTGGTGTGTTAACAGCCAGTGAGAAAC GAGATGCCCTTCCCACCAAGAAGCTATCTCCCTCTCCCACCAGCCTTGGGCATCAGTACAGGAAGTACAGGAAGTTCTCCTTCGAAG ACTTGGAAGACCCGTTGGCAGGACTTCTCTCTGACGATGAGGAAGGAATCGCCAAGAAGCTGCCGGGGACGGAGAGTAAAACAGCTTCCGTAAAGAGCCCAGCCCCGGCCAGAGATCAAG CGCCCTCTATCGCTCTAACTCCTGAGAGCACTCCGGTCCGCAAGAAACAGGAGTTGCTCTTTGACGATGGGGACGACATCATGGCCACCCTGGGGTTTGGAGACAGCCCCAAACCAGAGAGGAGGCACACGGGAGACCA GGAAGGGCCCCTCCCTGCCCGCTTCAAGCTGGATGAGCTGCTGGGTCGGGGCACTGCCGCCAAACTCCTGGCCCGTCCGGGCACCAGGGAGCACAGGGAATTCAAGCTGGACAAGAAGTATCAGCGGCCACAGG ACAAAGAAGACACCGGTGGGGACGAGGACTTCACCTTTGGGGCCTATCAGCCCACCGTGGGCTCCTCCGAGGGCCGGCAGTCCCGCCGGCAGTCCGTCAG GTTCTTTGAAGGCGGCACAGACCCCAAGGGAGAACCAGGCTCCAGACAGAGCACCCCAGCAGCATCCAGCCCTACCCAGCCCAGGAGGGGAGGCGCTGACTGGCTGGGCCTCAAGGACGAAGGCTTGGACCTGCTCCCTTCCTCCCCGACCGGGGAGGCTCGGAGGGGACCCCCTCCCGCCAGCCAGCATTCTGCTCCCAGCCACCACTCCGCCCCGGCTGGGCTGCCCTCCTTGGGGGCAAAGCCACCAACCGAGGGTACCGGTTCTCCTGCCAAAGGCAGCCAGCCTTCCCAGCCAGGAGCGTctgagaagaaggaggaggactgGCTGAGCCATGCCCTGTCTCGGAAGAAGTCCCAAGGTCTGGCCAGAGAGGAGCACGACGCAGCCTGTAAGGGCCAGCACTCGGTAGGGGCGCTGCCTTCCGACAG CCAGCCTGCTGCCGGCACCCAAGGGCTCGAGCCAGCAGCCGCCGGGGGGACCCCAGGCACGGCAGCACAGAGGCCGCCTGCCCAGCCTGCCGCCTCAGG gtccccCGTGACTTGGAACCCCGCTGCCTTGGCCCTCCATGCAGGTGACCCAAAGAGGGGAGCAGCCCCTGGAGATTGCTCCGGCACTG AGCCTGCAGTTGGTTTCCCAAGCTCCCAGGAACCCCCAGGGCTCTCTGTGCCTGTCCAG tCCCTGCTCCCAGAGTCCCTGGCCTGGAGCCTGCTGCCCGGCTCCGAATACCAGCAGCAGCTCCTGGCGGCACAGGCTCAGCTTCAGAGGGGCACTGCCGAGCTCCAGGCCGACCTCCTGCAGAGTCAGGCCCGGCTGGCGGAGCTCGAGGCCCAG GTGCGGAAACTCGAGCTGGAGCGGACACAGCACCAGCAGCTGCTGTCAAGTTTGCAGCAGAGGCACCAGGCAGACCTGGAGCTCATCGACAGCGCCCACAG GAGCCGTGTCAAGGTGCTAGAAACATCATACCAGCAACGGGAAGAGCGGCTGCGGAGAGAGAACGAGGAGCTGTGTGCCCAGTACCTGTCACGCTGCCAGGAGGCTGAGCAGGCCCGCGCCGAGCTCACAGCCCAGCACCAGCGGCGCTTGGCAGCCACCGTGCAGGAGAAGGACCAGGAGATGGAGCGGCTCCGGGAGCTGCAGCG GGCCTCCATCCTGGAGATGCGCAAGGACCACGAGGAGCAGCTGCAGCGGCTGAAGCTGCTGAAGGACCGGGAGATCGACGCCATCACCAGCGCCACCTCCCATACGCG GTCCCTGAATGGCATCATCGAGCAGATGGAGAGGTTCTCCAGCAGCCTGCACGAGCTGTCCTCCCGCGTGGAGGCCTCGCACCTCAGCACTGCCCAGGAGCGGGAGCTGGGGATCCGGCAGCGAGACGAGCAGCTCCGAG CGCTACAGGAGAGGCTGAGCTGGCAGCAGCGGGACATGGAGGAGGAGCGGAGCCGGCTCCAGGAGGTCATCGGGAAGATGGAGGCGCGCCTGAGCGAGCAGAGCCGGCTGCTGGAGCAG GAACGCTGGCGGGTGAACGCCGAGCAGTCCAAGGCCGAGTCTGCGCAGCGCGCTCTGGAGGAGCAGAGGAAGGTCATGGCCCAGCAGATGGCCGTGGAGCGGGAGGAGATGGAGAGGGCCAGG AGCGCCCTGCTAGAGGAGCAGAAGTCCGTCATGCACAAGTGTGGGGAGGAGCGGCGCCGCCTGGCGGCCGAGTGGGCCGAGTTCTGCGCACAGCAGAAGCTGGGGAAGGAGCGGGCAGAGCGTGCGGTGGAGCGGGCGCTGCAGGTGGACACCCAGCGGGAGGGCACCCTCGTCAGTCTGGCCAAG GAACAGGCAGAGCTGAAGGTCAGGGCAAGCGAGCTCCGGGCCAAAGAGGACCAGCTGGCGGCCGAGAGGGAGGCTCTGGAACAGGAGCGCCGGGAGCTGCGGCTGGAGAAGGAGAGGGTCAGCACCGCCGCCCAACGCGTCCGGCTGCGCGCTGAGGAGGTGGAGAGCATGAGCCAG GTGGCCTCGCAGAAGTATGAGGAGGGGGAGCGGGCCCTGTGTGAGGCCCGGCAGGTGCAGGCGGAGCAGCAGGCCCGGCTGCAGCTGGTGCAGCGGCAGCAGGAGCGGCTGCGGCAGCAGGAGCAGCACGTGCACCAG GAGCATCTGAGTCTGGCCGAGCAACGGCTGCAGCTGGATCGTATCCGACAGGACCTGCCCTCCGGGCCCGTGGGGCTGCTctccagggcccagggcccagcagcCTCTGGCCTGAGTG CCATCGTGGCTCCTGTCCCCCCGGCTCCTCAGTGCAGCCAGCTGCCAGCCAGCCTGGGCCCCTCGCACCTCTACGCCAAGCTGGTGCTGCTGAAACACACAGCTGAGCAG GACCGTGACTTCCTGGAGAACGAACAGTTCTTCCTGGAGACCCTGAAGAAAGCCTCCTACAACATGACGTCGCATTCAGCCTGA